The Hydrogenophaga crocea genome contains a region encoding:
- a CDS encoding glutamine synthetase family protein — MSFAHTCGVHDAAREAACLRLARLIEERGIQRVRLGWCDAHGLLRGKTLMPHAAIRALRDGVGMVGTLMLKDTADKTAWKVFEPGGTDDLPGFAGAANLMVLPDPESFVELPWAPGTGWLRCQPWHADGTPVALDSRRVLQTALAALARHGLGYKTGLEVEFHIYRLTDPTPQLDPERAAWPGEPPAVQMVHPGYQLQGEALIDLADEPLRIVERTALGLGLPLQSLEIELGPSQVEAVFDATDALTAADQMVLLRNGVKQALRRAGYHATFMCRPPFPNIMSSGWHLHQSVIDLASGRNVFQRDTPAPGTTPRDALHTLSDTGAHWLAGLLEHARALTPLCTPTVNGFGRFRPNALAPQAILWGRDNRGAMLRVVGSAGDAATRIENRLGEPAANPYLCMAGQIHAGLDGLQRRLAAPPGTEAPYAEGSERIPNNLGDALAALRSDTVLTHALGPAVVNHFCRIKQQELDRHTAAEDKTDFERREYFARY, encoded by the coding sequence ATGAGCTTTGCGCACACCTGCGGCGTGCACGACGCCGCACGCGAAGCCGCGTGCCTGCGCCTGGCGCGCCTGATCGAGGAGCGAGGCATCCAGCGCGTGCGCCTGGGCTGGTGCGATGCGCATGGCCTGCTGCGCGGCAAGACGCTGATGCCGCACGCGGCGATCCGCGCACTGCGCGATGGCGTGGGCATGGTGGGCACGCTGATGCTCAAGGACACCGCCGACAAGACCGCGTGGAAGGTGTTCGAGCCCGGTGGCACCGACGACCTGCCCGGCTTCGCGGGCGCGGCCAACCTCATGGTGCTGCCCGATCCCGAGAGCTTCGTCGAGCTGCCCTGGGCGCCCGGCACCGGCTGGCTGCGCTGCCAGCCCTGGCACGCCGACGGCACACCGGTGGCCCTGGACAGCCGCCGCGTGCTGCAGACCGCGCTGGCCGCGCTCGCACGGCACGGCCTGGGCTACAAGACCGGGCTCGAGGTCGAGTTCCACATCTACCGCCTCACCGACCCCACGCCGCAGCTCGACCCCGAGCGCGCGGCCTGGCCGGGCGAGCCGCCCGCGGTGCAGATGGTGCACCCGGGCTACCAGTTGCAGGGCGAGGCGCTGATCGACCTCGCCGACGAGCCGCTGCGCATCGTCGAGCGCACCGCGCTCGGCCTGGGCCTGCCGCTGCAGTCGCTCGAGATCGAGCTCGGCCCGAGCCAGGTCGAGGCGGTGTTCGACGCCACCGACGCGCTCACCGCGGCCGACCAGATGGTGCTGCTGCGCAACGGCGTGAAGCAGGCGCTGCGCCGCGCCGGCTACCACGCCACCTTCATGTGCAGACCGCCGTTCCCGAACATCATGTCCAGCGGCTGGCACCTGCACCAGTCGGTGATCGATCTGGCCAGCGGCCGCAACGTGTTCCAGCGCGACACCCCGGCCCCGGGCACCACGCCGCGCGACGCGCTGCACACGCTCAGCGACACCGGCGCGCACTGGCTCGCGGGCCTGCTCGAACACGCGCGCGCGCTCACGCCGCTGTGCACGCCCACGGTGAACGGCTTCGGCCGCTTTCGGCCCAACGCGCTCGCGCCCCAGGCCATTCTCTGGGGCCGCGACAACCGCGGCGCCATGCTGCGCGTGGTGGGCAGCGCGGGGGACGCCGCCACGCGCATCGAGAACCGCCTGGGCGAACCCGCGGCCAACCCGTACCTGTGCATGGCGGGGCAGATCCACGCGGGGCTCGACGGCCTGCAGCGCCGGCTCGCCGCGCCCCCAGGCACCGAAGCGCCCTATGCCGAGGGCAGCGAACGCATTCCGAACAACCTCGGCGATGCGCTGGCCGCGCTGCGCAGCGACACGGTGCTCACCCACGCGCTGGGCCCCGCCGTGGTGAACCACTTCTGCCGGATCAAACAGCAGGAGCTCGACCGCCACACCGCGGCCGAGGACAAGACCGACTTCGAGCGCCGCGAGTACTTCGCGCGCTACTGA
- a CDS encoding NUDIX hydrolase, translating to MLRPPAKFCRNCGTAVLMRLPDDGDTRERAVCPACGTVHYDNPLNVVGTVPVWGEDGAQVLLCKRNIEPRWGKWTLPAGFMELGETTAEGARRETDEEAGAQIELGELFTLMNVPRVGQVHLFYRARLLSDRFNPGHETIEARLFHEDEIPWDEIAFRTVRETLQHHFADRRAGRFGFHVIDIL from the coding sequence ATGCTGCGTCCGCCCGCCAAGTTCTGCCGCAACTGCGGCACCGCCGTGCTGATGCGCCTGCCCGACGACGGCGACACGCGCGAACGCGCGGTCTGCCCCGCCTGCGGCACGGTGCACTACGACAACCCGCTCAACGTGGTGGGCACTGTGCCCGTGTGGGGCGAAGACGGCGCCCAGGTGCTGCTGTGCAAGCGCAACATCGAGCCGCGCTGGGGCAAATGGACGCTGCCTGCGGGCTTCATGGAGCTGGGCGAAACCACCGCCGAAGGGGCGCGCCGCGAAACCGACGAAGAAGCCGGCGCGCAGATCGAACTCGGCGAGCTGTTCACGCTCATGAACGTGCCGCGCGTGGGCCAGGTGCACCTGTTCTACCGCGCACGCCTGCTCAGCGACCGGTTCAACCCGGGCCACGAGACCATTGAGGCGCGCCTGTTCCACGAAGACGAGATCCCCTGGGACGAGATCGCCTTCCGCACGGTGCGCGAAACGCTGCAGCACCACTTCGCCGACCGCCGTGCGGGGCGCTTCGGCTTTCACGTGATCGACATCCTCTGA
- a CDS encoding EVE domain-containing protein, translated as MKSEPDECSIDDALAAPGATVPWTGVRNYRARNFMRDTMRIGDGVLFYHSSCPEPGIAGLARVASAPYADPTQFDPDSPYFDPASRRDAPRWQLVDVQALRKTPLLGLPALRADPALDGMLLLQRGSRLSITPVSEAHWRHITKRLTAD; from the coding sequence ATGAAATCCGAGCCCGACGAATGTTCGATCGATGACGCGCTGGCCGCGCCCGGCGCCACCGTGCCCTGGACCGGTGTGCGCAACTACCGGGCCCGCAACTTCATGCGCGACACCATGCGCATCGGCGACGGCGTGCTGTTCTACCATTCCAGCTGCCCCGAGCCCGGCATCGCGGGGCTGGCCCGCGTGGCATCGGCGCCCTACGCCGACCCCACCCAGTTCGATCCCGACTCGCCCTACTTCGACCCGGCATCCCGACGCGACGCGCCGCGCTGGCAACTGGTGGACGTGCAGGCCCTGCGCAAGACGCCCCTGCTCGGCCTGCCGGCCTTGCGCGCCGATCCCGCGCTCGACGGCATGCTGCTGCTCCAGCGCGGCAGCCGGCTGTCCATCACGCCGGTGAGCGAAGCACACTGGCGGCATATCACCAAACGGCTGACGGCCGATTGA
- a CDS encoding TRAP transporter substrate-binding protein has product MIQRRTLLQSGAAMALGAPALTGFAQQSVTLKFHTFMAPQSNVYINMHKAWMDKVEKDSGGRIKFEGYPAMQLGGTPVQLYDQARDGVVDIVWTLPGNTPGRFPRIEVFELPFMMNNAEATSKAYWEYVQTLAVDEFKETQVLALQVHGPGMFHMRNKLVKTADDLRGSKVRGPTRQITKMLGYLGATPVGMPLPQIPDSLSKGVIDGCVIPWEVVPSVKVHELTKFHSEFDPAGGALYTTTFVMAMNKAKYNSLPPDLKAVIDKNSGIETSGWLGKTQQAGDAAGRKSAVDQGNTIHKISAADAQEFKRKARLVEVEWMQEMDKRGHDGKKLFEGAKALIEKHGKKA; this is encoded by the coding sequence ATGATCCAACGCAGAACCCTGCTCCAGTCCGGTGCGGCCATGGCCCTGGGCGCACCCGCGCTCACCGGCTTCGCGCAGCAAAGCGTCACCCTGAAGTTCCACACCTTCATGGCGCCGCAATCGAACGTGTACATCAACATGCACAAGGCGTGGATGGACAAGGTCGAGAAGGACTCGGGCGGCCGCATCAAGTTCGAGGGCTACCCCGCGATGCAGCTCGGCGGTACGCCGGTGCAGCTGTACGACCAGGCCCGCGACGGCGTGGTGGACATCGTCTGGACCCTGCCGGGCAACACCCCGGGCCGCTTCCCGCGCATCGAGGTGTTCGAACTGCCGTTCATGATGAACAACGCCGAAGCCACCTCCAAGGCCTACTGGGAGTACGTGCAGACCCTGGCCGTGGACGAATTCAAGGAGACCCAGGTGCTCGCGCTGCAGGTGCACGGCCCGGGCATGTTCCACATGCGCAACAAGCTCGTGAAGACCGCCGACGACCTGCGCGGCTCCAAGGTGCGCGGCCCCACGCGCCAGATCACCAAGATGCTCGGCTACCTCGGCGCCACGCCCGTGGGCATGCCGCTGCCGCAGATCCCCGACTCGCTCTCCAAGGGCGTGATCGACGGCTGCGTGATCCCCTGGGAGGTGGTGCCTTCGGTGAAGGTGCACGAGCTCACCAAGTTCCACAGCGAGTTCGACCCCGCCGGCGGCGCCCTGTACACCACGACCTTCGTGATGGCCATGAACAAGGCCAAGTACAACAGCCTGCCGCCCGACCTCAAGGCCGTGATCGACAAGAACTCGGGCATCGAGACCTCGGGCTGGCTGGGCAAGACCCAGCAGGCCGGTGACGCGGCCGGCCGCAAGTCGGCGGTCGACCAGGGCAACACCATCCACAAGATCTCCGCCGCCGACGCGCAGGAATTCAAGCGCAAGGCCCGCCTGGTCGAGGTGGAGTGGATGCAGGAGATGGACAAGCGCGGCCACGACGGCAAGAAGCTGTTCGAAGGCGCCAAGGCGCTGATCGAAAAACACGGCAAGAAGGCGTAA
- a CDS encoding fumarylacetoacetate hydrolase family protein gives MTYLFTPPPTVSVPVVGRGERFPVHRIYCVGRNYEEHAKEMGFTGREPPFFFLKPADALVVAEAGQTATIAYPPLTKNLHHEIELVVAIGTGGRGIQAADAFKHVYGYAVGLDMTRRDLQNDMKKQGRPWCIGKAFDESAPIGPITPASEAGDIVNAAIWLQVNGADRQRSHINKLIWNIAETIEHLSAAWALQPGDLIYTGTPEGVNAVVSGDTLTGGVDGLVPISVRVA, from the coding sequence ATGACCTACCTTTTCACCCCACCCCCCACCGTGTCCGTGCCCGTTGTGGGCCGTGGCGAACGCTTCCCCGTGCACCGCATCTACTGCGTCGGCCGCAACTACGAGGAGCATGCGAAAGAGATGGGCTTCACCGGCCGTGAACCGCCCTTCTTCTTCCTCAAGCCCGCCGACGCGCTGGTGGTGGCCGAGGCCGGCCAGACCGCGACCATCGCCTACCCCCCGCTCACGAAGAACCTGCACCACGAGATCGAGCTCGTGGTGGCCATCGGCACCGGCGGCCGTGGCATCCAGGCCGCCGACGCGTTCAAGCACGTGTACGGTTACGCCGTGGGCCTGGACATGACGCGCCGCGACCTGCAGAACGACATGAAGAAGCAGGGCCGGCCCTGGTGCATCGGCAAGGCCTTCGACGAGTCCGCCCCGATCGGCCCGATCACGCCCGCCAGCGAGGCCGGCGACATCGTGAACGCCGCGATCTGGCTGCAGGTGAACGGCGCCGACCGCCAGCGCAGCCACATCAACAAGCTGATCTGGAACATCGCCGAGACCATCGAGCACCTGTCCGCGGCCTGGGCATTGCAGCCCGGTGACCTGATCTACACCGGCACGCCCGAAGGGGTGAACGCGGTGGTCAGCGGCGACACCCTCACCGGCGGTGTCGACGGCCTGGTCCCCATCTCGGTGCGCGTGGCCTGA
- a CDS encoding MFS transporter, translating to MRSNTSLVLRLGTAQTLAWASSYYLPAILARPMAEATGVPLASVWLAFSLALLLSAAIGPSAGRRIDRLGGRPVLMATSGLFALGLGLLALAQGPVSLYLAWTVVGLAMGAGLYEAAFATLVRLQGRDARGAITGITLLAGLASTVGWPLSAWMEAQFGWRGACLGWAALHLLLGLPLNASLPRTEALPPPEALAPHSAAAPSEPPRHVAWVLAYVFAATWFVSSALAAHLPDLLMASGLSLAGALAVGALVGPAQVAGRLLEFGGLRRFHPLWSARLAAALHPVGVLVWMALGAAAAPVFALLHGMGNGMLTIAKGTLPLAFYGPVGYGRRQGWIVAPSRIAQAFSPLAFGTLVERWGAGALWVSGAIVASALACLWCLRTGTGNSPSTGA from the coding sequence ATGCGCAGCAACACGTCGCTGGTGCTGCGCCTGGGAACGGCCCAGACGCTGGCCTGGGCCTCCAGCTACTACCTGCCCGCCATCCTCGCGCGGCCCATGGCCGAGGCCACCGGCGTGCCGCTCGCCTCGGTGTGGCTGGCCTTCTCCCTGGCGCTGCTGCTGTCCGCGGCCATCGGCCCGTCGGCGGGTCGCCGCATCGACCGGCTCGGCGGCCGGCCGGTGCTCATGGCCACCAGCGGCCTGTTCGCCCTCGGCCTGGGCCTGCTCGCGCTCGCGCAGGGCCCGGTGTCGCTGTACCTGGCCTGGACGGTGGTGGGGCTGGCCATGGGCGCCGGCCTGTACGAGGCCGCCTTCGCCACGCTGGTGCGCCTGCAGGGCCGCGACGCCCGCGGCGCCATCACGGGCATCACCTTGCTCGCGGGCCTGGCCAGCACCGTGGGCTGGCCGCTGTCGGCGTGGATGGAGGCGCAGTTCGGCTGGCGCGGTGCCTGTCTGGGCTGGGCCGCCCTGCACCTGCTGCTCGGTCTGCCGCTCAATGCCAGCCTGCCGCGCACCGAGGCGCTGCCGCCGCCCGAAGCGCTGGCGCCGCACAGCGCGGCCGCGCCGTCGGAGCCGCCGCGCCACGTGGCCTGGGTGCTGGCCTACGTGTTCGCAGCCACCTGGTTCGTGAGCAGCGCGCTCGCCGCCCACCTGCCCGATCTGCTGATGGCCAGCGGCCTGTCGCTGGCCGGCGCACTCGCCGTCGGAGCGCTGGTGGGGCCGGCGCAGGTGGCGGGCCGCCTGCTGGAGTTCGGCGGCCTGCGCCGCTTCCACCCCCTGTGGTCGGCGCGGCTGGCCGCGGCGCTGCACCCCGTGGGGGTGCTGGTGTGGATGGCGCTGGGCGCAGCGGCCGCCCCGGTGTTCGCCCTGTTGCACGGCATGGGCAACGGCATGCTCACCATCGCCAAGGGCACCCTGCCCCTGGCGTTTTACGGCCCGGTGGGCTACGGTCGGCGCCAGGGCTGGATCGTGGCGCCCTCGCGGATCGCCCAGGCATTCTCGCCGCTGGCCTTCGGGACGCTGGTGGAGCGCTGGGGCGCCGGCGCCTTGTGGGTGTCGGGCGCGATCGTGGCCAGTGCGCTCGCCTGCCTGTGGTGCCTGCGCACGGGCACCGGCAACAGCCCTTCGACAGGAGCCTGA
- a CDS encoding error-prone DNA polymerase, translating to MDAPATLPAYAELCCLSNFSFLQGASHPEELVARAHELGYSALAITDDCTLAGVVRAHVAAKERGLPLLIGSRFEVDDPVHGRFALVLLATSREAYGHLCEFITRLRRRSPKGTYRLAPHDIDGAALPECLAIAMPARHAPQSACDAIARWLLQHFIGRCWLGVVQRRALDDELHLHRLRESGRLCAVPLVAVGDARLHRRSRKPLHDVLTATRVGRPLRDCGFELAESAEQRLRSRLLLSQRFPPELLAETLQVAARCRFSLDELRYQYPDEVVPPGHTPASWLRQLVREGMAWRWPEGVPPRWERQIEHELALITELRYEHYFLTVHDVVAFARRENILCQGRGSAANSVVCFCLGITEVNPGEMSMLFERFISRERREPPDIDVDFEHQRREEVIQYLYRKYGRDRAALTATVISYRPRSALRDVAKALGVDLGVIQALNKGVRWWEGEGIAPERLIEVGLDPASLQVRQLVELATELMGFPRHLSQHTGGFVLTRGPLTRLVPVQNAAMPDRTVIEWDKDDLDALGLLKVDVLALGMLTAIRKALELIGQRLGRPFGMPDVPREDAATYDMVCEADTVGVFQIESRAQMSMLPRLRPRRFYDLVIEVALVRPGPIQGGAVHPYLNRRQGKEPVVYPPALHDALERTLGVPVFQEQCMQIAMIAAGFTPDEADGLRRAMAAWKRKGNLGRYEQRLLQGMADRGYDPAFARGVVEQVKGFSSYGFPESHAASFAKLVYVSCWIKRHHPDVFLVALLNSQPLGFYTPNQLMQDARRHGVEVLPVDVSHSDWDAALAPPTQAAGPLRAVRLGLGLVDGLSAAAGQRIVAARSARAFDDVADLARRARLGRRELAQLAAADALASLSGHRRQQVWDAVALQAVPALLAEAPVHEAPLALPEAPEGEAVAWDYMSLGLTLRRHPLALLRPVLERRRLLSAADLQAAPDRRLVRCAGIVTLRQQPETASGVVFVSLEDETGVVQVIVWRRIRERFRQVLLHARLLAVYGHWQREGPVGNLIAGYLEDLTPLLGQLATGRSRDFH from the coding sequence ATGGATGCCCCCGCCACCCTGCCGGCGTACGCCGAGCTGTGCTGCCTCTCCAACTTCTCGTTCCTGCAGGGCGCGAGCCACCCCGAGGAGCTGGTGGCGCGCGCGCACGAACTCGGCTACAGCGCGCTCGCCATCACCGACGACTGCACCCTGGCCGGCGTGGTGCGCGCGCACGTGGCCGCGAAGGAGCGCGGCCTGCCGCTGCTGATCGGCAGCCGCTTCGAGGTCGACGACCCGGTGCACGGCCGCTTCGCGCTGGTGCTGCTGGCCACCTCGCGCGAGGCTTATGGCCACCTGTGCGAGTTCATCACGCGCCTGCGCCGGCGCTCGCCCAAGGGCACGTACCGGCTGGCGCCGCACGACATCGACGGCGCCGCGCTGCCCGAATGCCTGGCCATCGCCATGCCCGCACGGCATGCGCCGCAAAGCGCCTGCGACGCGATCGCGCGCTGGCTGCTGCAGCACTTCATCGGCCGCTGCTGGCTGGGCGTGGTGCAGCGCCGCGCGCTCGACGACGAGCTGCACCTGCACCGCCTGCGCGAAAGCGGCCGGTTGTGCGCCGTGCCGCTGGTGGCGGTGGGCGATGCGCGCCTGCACCGGCGCTCGCGCAAACCGCTGCACGACGTGCTCACCGCCACGCGCGTGGGCCGGCCCTTGCGCGACTGCGGCTTCGAGCTCGCCGAAAGCGCCGAGCAGCGGCTGCGTTCGCGCCTGCTGCTGTCGCAGCGCTTTCCGCCCGAGCTGCTGGCCGAGACCCTGCAGGTGGCGGCGCGTTGCCGCTTCTCGCTCGACGAGCTCAGGTACCAGTACCCCGACGAGGTGGTGCCGCCGGGCCACACGCCCGCGAGCTGGTTGCGCCAGCTGGTGCGCGAAGGCATGGCCTGGCGCTGGCCCGAGGGCGTGCCGCCGCGCTGGGAGCGGCAGATCGAGCACGAGCTCGCGCTCATCACCGAGCTGCGCTACGAGCACTACTTCCTCACGGTGCACGACGTGGTGGCCTTCGCGCGCCGCGAGAACATCCTCTGTCAGGGGCGCGGCTCGGCGGCCAACAGCGTGGTGTGCTTCTGCCTGGGCATCACCGAGGTGAACCCGGGCGAGATGTCCATGCTGTTCGAGCGCTTCATCTCGCGCGAGCGCCGCGAGCCGCCCGATATCGACGTGGACTTCGAGCACCAGCGGCGCGAGGAGGTGATCCAGTACCTCTACCGCAAATACGGCCGCGACCGCGCCGCGCTCACGGCCACCGTCATCAGCTACCGCCCGCGCAGCGCGTTGCGTGACGTGGCCAAGGCCCTGGGAGTGGACCTGGGGGTGATCCAGGCACTCAACAAGGGCGTGCGCTGGTGGGAGGGCGAGGGCATCGCGCCCGAACGGCTGATCGAGGTCGGTCTCGACCCCGCGTCGCTGCAGGTGCGCCAGCTGGTCGAGCTCGCGACCGAACTCATGGGCTTTCCGCGCCACCTGTCGCAGCACACCGGGGGCTTCGTGCTCACGCGCGGGCCGCTCACGCGCCTGGTGCCGGTGCAGAACGCGGCCATGCCCGACCGCACCGTGATCGAGTGGGACAAGGACGACCTCGACGCGCTGGGCCTGCTCAAGGTCGACGTGCTCGCGCTCGGCATGCTCACCGCCATCCGCAAGGCGCTCGAGCTGATCGGTCAGCGCCTGGGCCGGCCCTTCGGCATGCCCGACGTGCCCCGGGAAGACGCGGCCACCTACGACATGGTCTGCGAGGCCGACACCGTGGGCGTGTTCCAGATCGAAAGCCGCGCGCAGATGAGCATGCTGCCGCGCCTGCGGCCGCGCCGCTTCTACGACCTGGTGATCGAGGTGGCGCTGGTGCGGCCCGGCCCGATCCAGGGCGGAGCGGTGCACCCCTACCTGAACCGGCGCCAGGGCAAGGAGCCCGTGGTCTACCCACCGGCCCTGCACGACGCGCTGGAACGCACGCTGGGCGTGCCCGTGTTCCAGGAGCAGTGCATGCAGATCGCCATGATCGCCGCGGGCTTCACGCCCGACGAGGCCGATGGTCTGCGCCGCGCAATGGCGGCCTGGAAGCGCAAGGGCAACCTGGGCCGCTACGAGCAGCGGCTGCTGCAGGGCATGGCCGATCGCGGCTACGACCCGGCGTTCGCGCGTGGCGTGGTCGAGCAGGTGAAGGGCTTTTCGAGCTACGGTTTTCCCGAGAGCCATGCCGCGAGCTTTGCCAAGCTGGTCTACGTGAGCTGCTGGATCAAGCGCCACCACCCCGATGTGTTCCTGGTGGCTTTGCTCAACAGCCAGCCCCTGGGCTTCTACACGCCGAACCAGTTGATGCAGGACGCGCGCCGCCACGGGGTGGAGGTGTTGCCGGTGGACGTGTCGCACAGCGACTGGGACGCAGCGCTCGCCCCCCCGACCCAGGCGGCCGGCCCCCTGCGAGCCGTGCGCCTGGGGCTAGGTCTCGTGGACGGTTTGTCGGCGGCGGCCGGGCAGCGCATCGTGGCCGCGCGCAGCGCGCGGGCTTTCGACGACGTGGCCGATCTGGCGCGGCGCGCGCGGCTGGGGCGGCGGGAGCTGGCGCAGTTGGCCGCGGCCGATGCGCTGGCTTCGCTCAGTGGGCACCGGCGCCAGCAGGTGTGGGACGCGGTGGCGCTGCAAGCGGTGCCCGCCTTGCTGGCCGAGGCGCCGGTGCACGAAGCGCCGCTGGCGCTGCCCGAGGCGCCCGAGGGCGAGGCCGTTGCCTGGGACTACATGAGCCTGGGCCTCACGCTGAGGCGCCACCCGCTGGCCTTGTTGCGTCCGGTGCTCGAACGCCGCCGCCTGCTCAGCGCGGCCGATCTGCAGGCCGCGCCCGACCGCCGGCTTGTGCGCTGCGCGGGCATCGTCACGCTGCGCCAGCAGCCCGAGACCGCCAGTGGCGTGGTCTTCGTGAGCCTGGAGGACGAGACCGGTGTGGTGCAGGTCATCGTGTGGCGGCGCATCCGCGAGCGCTTTCGCCAGGTGCTGTTGCACGCGCGCCTGCTCGCGGTGTATGGGCACTGGCAGCGCGAGGGCCCGGTGGGCAACCTGATCGCAGGTTACCTGGAAGACCTCACGCCCCTGCTCGGGCAACTGGCCACGGGCAGGAGCCGGGACTTTCATTGA
- a CDS encoding 2Fe-2S iron-sulfur cluster-binding protein, translating to MITLHLVTADQRTRELRCAPGQSLMKAAVDAGVDQIAADCGGTLTCATCHVYVDEAWAARLPAPVADETDMLDFAAAPVKPNSRLSCQIVLTPDLDGLVVHLPATQY from the coding sequence ATGATCACCCTCCACCTCGTCACCGCCGACCAGCGCACGCGCGAGCTGCGCTGCGCCCCGGGCCAGAGCCTCATGAAAGCCGCGGTCGACGCCGGCGTCGACCAGATCGCCGCCGACTGCGGCGGCACCCTCACCTGCGCCACCTGCCACGTGTACGTGGACGAGGCCTGGGCCGCGCGCCTGCCCGCCCCCGTGGCCGACGAAACCGACATGCTCGATTTCGCGGCCGCGCCGGTGAAGCCCAACAGCCGGCTGTCGTGCCAGATCGTGCTCACGCCCGACCTCGATGGCCTGGTGGTGCACCTGCCGGCCACGCAGTACTGA